In Micropterus dolomieu isolate WLL.071019.BEF.003 ecotype Adirondacks linkage group LG17, ASM2129224v1, whole genome shotgun sequence, one genomic interval encodes:
- the tsku gene encoding tsukushi → MKGTKNIMALLLWLGLLLLASLQSSAINNCHPGCRCEVESFGLFDSFSLTRVDCRGLGPSTTMPILIPLDTAHLDLSSNAMGPLSDTMLAGPGYTTLISLDLSNNHITQVSPNALSKLRYLETLDLSHNNLESLSPKCFSGLPLAEVDLSHNSFQEFDMDVFITKVNGQPVSVDLSHNQLVSVYTTLHGRVLHIQSLNLSANRLLSVPRLAGLPLRYLNLDGNPITCIKEGAFAQLKDLVYLSISGLHELQEIEPYSFKGLQSLQVLDLSNNPKLNTLNPAVFSGLDSLLELNFSGSGVASLPNNMLTHLPSIKSITLGQSIYCWRTQKQGQFHRQLGQVQHNEVLNCNVEGIVL, encoded by the exons AACATAATGGCACTTCTCCTGTGGCTTGGCCTGTTGCTGCTGGCCTCTCTCCAGTCCAGTGCCATCAACAACTGTCACCCTGGTTGCCGATGTGAGGTGGAAAGCTTTGGCCTGTTCGACAGCTTCAGCCTGACCAGGGTGGACTGCCGTGGGTTGGGACCCAGCACAACCATGCCCATCCTCATCCCACTGGATACTGCCCACCTAGACCTATCCTCCAACGCCATGGGCCCGCTCAGTGACACCATGTTAGCTGGTCCAGGCTACACCACCCTCATTAGCTTGGACCTAAGCAACAACCATATAACACAG GTAAGCCCCAATGCCTTGTCCAAGCTCCGTTACCTGGAGACTCTGGATCTGAGCCACAACAACCTGGAGAGCCTCTCTCCAAAATGTTTCTCTGGCCTCCCTCTGGCTGAAGTTGACCTCAGTCACAACAGCTTCCAAGAGTTTGACATGGACGTGTTCATTACTAAAGTTAATGGTCAACCTGTCAGTGTGGATCTGTCTCATAACCAGCTTGTGTCAGTCTACACGACTTTGCATGGACGAGTATTGCACATTCAGAGCTTAAATCTTTCAGCAAACCGACTGTTAAGTGTACCGAGGCTGGCAGGACTTCCACTGAGGTACCTCAATCTGGATGGTAACCCCATCACCTGCATCAAGGAGGGAGCTTTTGCTCAGCTGAAAGATCTGGTTTATTTATCCATTAGTGGCCTCCATGAGCTTCAGGAAATCGAGCCGTACAGCTTCAAGGGCCTCCAGAGCCTGCAAGTGCTGGATCTCTCAAACAACCCCAAGCTCAATACGCTGAATCCTGCAGTTTTTAGCGGACTAGACTCCCTGCTAGAGCTGAACTTTTCTGGCTCCGGTGTGGCGTCCTTGCCAAACAACATGCTGACCCATCTGCCCAGTATCAAGAGCATTACACTGGGACAAAGCATCTACTGCTGGAGGACCCAGAAACAGGGACAGTTCCACCGGCAGCTGGGTCAGGTCCAACACAACGAGGTGCTGAACTGTAATGTGGAAGGCATCGTGTTGTGA
- the mmp13b gene encoding collagenase 3, with protein sequence MIALLLLALVAHSFALPLPSEDNNRLLAEKYLRRFYDLPAALQGKSSGIFETKIKEMQRFFNLKVSGNLDDNTLEVMKLARCGVPDIGEYNHFPRHLKWQNNNVTFRIVNYTPDLKKSDVNRAIRTALNVWSDVTPLTFKKLHEGNADIMISFGAKEHGDYNPFDGPNGLLAHAYPPGPGIGGDTHFDEDEHWSKDSSAYNLFIVAAHELGHALGMSHSTDPGALMYPVYSYATGFPLSEDDIEGIQALYGPNPNHRKVKPKPDAPNKCDPMLSFDAVTELRGETIIFKDRFYWRLHPQMPEPEQTLIKSTWPSIPNKVDAAYENSEKDVVIIFSGIRMWALNGYDLVDGYPKYIHKLGLPKKVRKIDAAVHIRDTGKTLLFTDEDYWSYDEATSTMDSGYPRTIEEDFPGMDDEVDAAAYHYGLLYFFHDHIQYEYSYTSRKVIRILRTNSILNC encoded by the exons ATGATAGCTTTGCTGCTGCTGGCGCTGGTCGCTCACTCCTTTGCTCTGCCTCTGCCGTCTGAGGACAACAACAGGCTTTTAGCAGAG AAGTACCTCCGCCGGTTCTATGACCTTCCAGCTGCTCTCCAAGGCAAGTCGTCAGGTATCTTTGAGACCAAGATCAAGGAGATGCAGAGATTCTTCAATCTCAAG GTATCAGGGAATCTGGATGACAACACTTTGGAGGTGATGAAGCTGGCCAGATGTGGCGTCCCAGACATTGGGGAATACAACCACTTCCCCCGACACCTCAAATGGCAAAATAACAATGTCACATTCAG GATAGTGAATTATACACCAGATCTGAAGAAGTCTGATGTAAACAGAGCCATCCGCACTGCACTGAACGTTTGGTCTGACGTCACCCCGCTGACCTTCAAGAAGCTGCACGAGGGCAACGCCGACATTATGATCAGTTTTGGAGCAAAAG AGCATGGAGACTATAACCCTTTTGACGGGCCTAATGGATTGCTGGCCCACGCCTACCCACCCGGCCCAGGTATCGGAGGAGACACTCACTTTGATGAGGATGAACACTGGAGCAAAGATTCATCAG CTTACAACCTGTTTATAGTGGCGGCCCATGAGTTGGGCCACGCCCTCGGTATGTCCCATTCCACAGACCCGGGCGCTCTGATGTACCCTGTCTACTCGTACGCTACAGGCTTCCCGCTGTCTGAAGATGACATTGAAGGCATTCAAGCTCTCTACG GCCCAAACCCAAACCATAGGAAAGTGAAGCCAAAGCCTGACGCACCAAACAAATGTGACCCCATGTTAAGTTTTGATGCTGTCACAGAGCTCAGAGGGGAAACCATCATCTTCAAAGACAG ATTCTACTGGCGTCTCCATCCTCAGATGCCGGAGCCAGAGCAGACGCTGATCAAATCCACATGGCCCTCCATCCCCAACAAGGTGGACGCAGCATATGAGAACTCAGAGAAGGATGTAGTCATCATATTTAGCG GGATCCGAATGTGGGCTTTGAATGGGTACGACCTTGTGGATGGTTACCCAAAGTACATACACAAACTTGGACTTCCCAAGAAAGTAAGGAAAATAGATGCAGCTGTGCACATCCGAGACACTGGGAAAACTCTCCTCTTCACTGATGAGGACTATTGGAG CTATGACGAAGCAACAAGCACCATGGACAGTGGCTACCCACGAACCATTGAGGAAGATTTTCCTGGGATGGATGACGAGGTCGATGCTGCTGCTTATCACTATG GACTTTTGTATTTCTTCCATGACCACATACAGTACGAGTACAGTTACACCTCCAGGAAAGTCATTCGCATCCTGAGGACCAACTCCATTCTCAACTGCTGA
- the LOC123985715 gene encoding matrix metalloproteinase-20-like, translating into MELFWLWMPVLGSLMLAEILWTLPINQDQWPRPEDVELAEGYLRRFYNLNPRSRVSGRRIRSTSAMEEKLREMQNFFGLRETGRLDPHTLNVMREPRCGVQDVENFSFYPERPKWKNHTITYMIAKYTPDMKKEDVEKSFRSALKMWSDAAPLSFIKVNHGKADIVFSFARRIHGDFFPFDGPRGVLAHAFQPGGGIGGDVHFDEDETWTDGRQGYSLLAVAAHELGHSLGLTHSRDPSAIMYPNYRSHSSTQYSLSKDDVLGIQTLYGEPTRKEETQSVPKKCDPNFSLDAAVVIGNEIVFFKNRYMWMRTTRTTYWNRLRGSHSSTYFPSISSHFDAAYDIPAKGVAYIFTGYKYWVVQQLKMKSVAGSIYEYGFPSRVKQVDAAVHVSEYGKTVFFVGEVYYRFDEHRRRMDPGFPRLIQTDWLGVPRRVDAAFKSHGSIFLFSGTKSYQYDFKQKRVLNIISANSWLGC; encoded by the exons aTGGAGTTGTTCTGGCTGTGGATGCCTGTTTTGGGCTCTCTGATGTTAGCGGAAATCTTGTGGACTCTGCCCATCAATCAGGATCAGTGGCCGAGGCCTGAGGATGTGGAGCTGGCTGAG GGCTACCTCAGGAGATTTTACAACCTGAACCCCAGAAGCAGAGTGTCTGGAAGAAGGATCAGGTCCACGTCAGCCATGGAAGAGAAGCTCAGAGAAATGCAAAACTTCTTTGGTCTGAGAGAGACGGGTCGACTGGACCCTCACACCCTGAATGTGATGAGGGAGCCGAGGTGTGGTGTTCAAGACGTAGAAAACTTCAGCTTTTATCCCGAAAGGCCTAAATGGAAGAACCACACCATCACATACAT GATTGCCAAATACACTCCGGACATGAAGAAAGAGGATGTGGAAAAGTCCTTTCGTTCAGCCCTGAAGATGTGGAGTGATGCAGCACCGCTGAGCTTCATCAAAGTCAACCATGGCAAAGCTGATATAGTGTTCTCCTTCGCCCGCAGAA TTCATGGAGATTTCTTTCCCTTTGATGGACCCCGTGGTGTGCTGGCTCATGCCTTTCAGCCAGGAGGGGGGATAGGAGGAGACGTGCACTTTGATGAAGATGAAACATGGACAGACGGGAGGCAAG GTTACAGCCTGTTGGCTGTTGCAGCTCATGAACTTGGCCACTCACTGGGTTTGACTCACTCAAGAGACCCCTCGGCTATCATGTACCCCAATTACAGGTCTCACAGCAGTACACAGTACTCTCTATCCAAAGACGATGTGCTTGGCATCCAAACACTGTAcg GAGAACCCacaagaaaagaggaaacacaatCAGTTCCCAAAAAGTGTGACCCAAACTTTTCTTTAGACGCAGCAGTTGTGATTGGAAATGagattgttttctttaaaaacag GTACATGTGGATGAGAACAACACGGACAACTTATTGGAATCGCCTGAGAGGGAGCCACAGCAGCACATATTTTCCGAGCATCAGTTCTCACTTTGATGCCGCTTATGACATCCCTGCCAAAGGCGTGGCGTACATATTCACCG GTTATAAGTACTGGGTGGTTCAACAGCTTAAGATGAAAAGTGTTGCTGGCTCCATCTACGAGTACGGATTCCCCTCCAGAGTCAAGCAGGTTGACGCAGCCGTGCATGTCAGTGAATATGGAAAAACAGTCTTCTTTGTAGGAGAGGTTTATTACAG GTTTGATGAGCACAGGAGAAGGATGGACCCCGGCTTCCCCAGACTCATCCAAACAGACTGGCTTGGAGTCCCGAGGAGGGTGGATGCTGCCTTCAAGTCacatg GCAgcatcttcctcttcagtgGGACAAAATCCTACCAGTATGACTTCAAGCAAAAGCGGGTGTTGAATATCATTTCAGCAAACTCTTGGCTGGGATGTTGA
- the LOC123986069 gene encoding collagenase 3-like: MSLADFWIVLLGCSALCHTAPTISPTTLPEDEDLAERYLSQFYADVGMKNTSMRSITNSSFSQDLRAMQAFFGLEVTGVLNNKTIEVMKAPRCGVTDISRYGHFPGKPKWEKRLITYRITQYTPDLTQNQVDKTIAQAFQLYSDVIPLDFKQVYSGTADIMILFKGGYHGDFYPFDGAGGVLAHANSPGQGEGGDTHFDDDETWTLTQRGVNLLLVAAHEFGHALGLDHSRDRRALMYPTYKYVDTNGYRLPDDDRRGVQTLYGSRTPVPTKKPKPPPGPEPEEPAEDPNLDPLPNPREEQCSRDLVFDAATSIRGDLYFFKNGYYWRKSTTFQGIRLTKVNTKWSQINHVDAAFEVPSKDVVYLFEGRQYWGIRAYAKTIISGYPKSLTNLGLPSSVTKVDAAVYESTTRKTLIFVNNQYWSYDEGRSQMDSGYPRFISQDFPGIGTKIDAAFENFGYLYFSSGPRQSEYYLPYKRVMRVLLNYGWLNCY; this comes from the exons atgTCCCTGGCTGATTTTTGGATTGTGTTGCTGGGGTGTTCAGCCCTGTGTCACACAGCACCTACCATTTCTCCAACAACTTTACCAGAGGACGAAGACCTGGCTGAg AGATACCTTTCTCAGTTCTACGCTGATGTTGGGATGAAAAACACCTCTATGCGAAGCATCACTAACAGCTCCTTCAGCCAGGATCTACGGGCCATGCAGGCTTTCTTTGGCCTTGAG GTGACTGGTGTCTTGAATAACAAGACTATTGAGGTGATGAAGGCTCCAAGGTGTGGTGTGACAGATATCAGCCGATATGGACACTTCCCTGGGAAACCCAAATGGGAGAAAAGGCTGATTACATACAG GATCACTCAGTACACTCCAGATCTGACCCAGAACCAGGTGGACAAAACCATTGCTCAGGCCTTCCAGCTGTACAGCGATGTCATCCCACTGGACTTTAAACAGGTCTACAGTGGTACTGCAGACATCATGATCCTCTTCAAGGGCGGAT ATCATGGGGACTTTTATCCTTTTGATGGGGCAGGTGGAGTCTTGGCTCACGCTAACTCTCCAGGACAGGGTGAGGGAGGGGACACGCactttgatgatgatgaaaccTGGACTCTCACCCAAAGAG GTGTGAATCTGCTGCTGGTGGCGGCCCATGAGTTTGGCCATGCTCTTGGTTTGGATCACTCCAGGGACAGACGTGCACTAATGTACCCCACTTACAAATATGTCGACACAAACGGATACAGGCTGCCAGATGATGACAGGCGTGGGGTTCAAACCCTTTATG GCAGTCGTACACCAGTACCCACAAAAAAACCTAAACCACCTCCTGGCCCAGAGCCAGAGGAACCAGCAGAGGATCCAAACCTAGACCCTCTGCCCAACCCCAGAGAGGAGCAGTGTAGCCGCGACCTGGTGTTTGACGCTGCTACCTCCATCAGGGGAGACCTGTACTTCTTCAAAAACGG ATACTACTGGAGGAAGAGTACGACTTTCCAAGGAATCCGTTTGACTAAAGTGAACACAAAATGGTCACAAATCAACCATGTGGATGCTGCCTTTGAAGTCCCATCCAAGGATGTGGTGTATCTTTTCGAAG GTCGTCAATACTGGGGCATAAGGGCTTATGCAAAGACAATAATTTCAGGCTATCCAAAGTCACTCACCAACCTTGGCCTCCCGTCTTCAGTCACTAAGGTGGATGCAGCCGTTTATGAGTCAACTACTAGAAAAACACTAATTTTTGTGAACAACCAATATTGGAG CTATGATGAGGGCAGAAGCCAAATGGACTCTGGATACCCACGATTTATCAGTCAGGATTTCCCTGGCATAGGCACTAAAATAGATGCAGCCTTTGAGAATTTTG GATATCTATATTTCTCATCTGGCCCCAGGCAGAGTGAGTACTACCTGCCATACAAGAGAGTGATGCGTGTACTGCTCAACTATGGCTGGCTCAACTGTTACTGA